From Alienimonas californiensis, a single genomic window includes:
- a CDS encoding GspE/PulE family protein — translation MMNFDPAACRAAADVPAAVAALLADAAAGRASDVHLLPTPEGLAVRYRVDGRLTERGRFPAAVAANVVGRLKVLAGLLTYDNERPQEGRLQPPEGTGPGAAPQMRLSTFPTIHGEKAVVRLFAPAGALARLDALGLTAEIVAGLRTAAAARGGLVLIAGPAGSGKTTTAYALLRESAEDNGELRSLVTLEDPVESAIPGVSQSQTRPAAGFDFPTGLRSLLRQDPEVLFVGEVRDAETARIALGAALTGHLVFTTFHAGTNRGAAVRLRETGAEAYQIRHGLRATLSQRLLRRLCGCAEPTSAPDARLGLPLPEEVAVKVARGCEECGGTGYRGRFPVAAFDAADGREGFDPDAADDGSRLFDAALAALARGETDPVEVRRVFGFGTFR, via the coding sequence ATGATGAACTTCGATCCCGCCGCCTGCCGGGCCGCCGCGGACGTGCCCGCCGCGGTCGCCGCCCTGCTGGCCGACGCCGCCGCCGGCCGGGCCAGCGACGTCCACCTGCTGCCGACCCCGGAGGGCCTGGCGGTGCGCTACCGCGTCGACGGCCGCCTGACCGAGCGCGGCCGCTTTCCCGCCGCGGTCGCCGCCAACGTGGTGGGCCGGTTGAAGGTGCTGGCCGGGCTGCTGACCTACGACAACGAACGCCCGCAGGAAGGCCGCCTCCAACCGCCGGAGGGAACCGGGCCCGGCGCCGCCCCGCAGATGCGGCTCAGCACGTTCCCCACGATTCACGGGGAGAAGGCCGTGGTCCGCCTGTTCGCCCCGGCCGGCGCCCTCGCCCGGTTGGACGCGCTGGGGCTGACGGCCGAGATCGTCGCCGGCCTCCGCACCGCCGCCGCGGCCCGCGGGGGGCTCGTGCTGATCGCCGGCCCCGCCGGCAGCGGCAAGACAACGACTGCTTACGCCCTGCTGCGGGAGTCTGCGGAAGACAATGGGGAGTTGCGCAGCCTCGTGACGCTCGAAGACCCGGTCGAATCGGCGATTCCGGGAGTCAGCCAGAGTCAAACCCGTCCCGCCGCCGGGTTCGACTTCCCGACCGGACTCCGCAGTCTGCTGCGGCAGGACCCGGAGGTGCTGTTCGTCGGCGAGGTGCGGGACGCGGAGACCGCCCGCATCGCGCTGGGGGCGGCGCTGACGGGGCACCTCGTCTTCACCACCTTCCACGCCGGCACCAACCGCGGCGCCGCGGTCCGGCTGCGGGAGACCGGGGCGGAGGCCTACCAGATTCGACACGGGCTGCGGGCGACGCTCTCCCAGCGTTTGCTCCGCCGATTGTGCGGGTGCGCCGAACCGACGAGTGCCCCCGACGCCCGGCTCGGCCTGCCGTTGCCGGAGGAGGTCGCGGTGAAGGTCGCCCGCGGCTGCGAGGAGTGCGGGGGGACGGGGTACCGCGGGCGCTTCCCGGTCGCCGCGTTCGACGCCGCCGACGGGCGGGAGGGGTTCGATCCGGACGCCGCGGACGACGGCTCCCGCCTGTTCGACGCCGCCCTCGCCGCCCTCGCCCGTGGCGAGACCGACCCCGTGGAGGTGCGACGGGTCTTCGGCTTCGGCACGTTCCGGTAG
- a CDS encoding SDR family oxidoreductase, translating into MGEAIAHALAARGCRVVVCGRTESKLKRVAETAPEGAAEILPHACDVADRAAVAALIERCENELGGLGVVVNAAGLNVAGRLLKDATGEEWDKVMAANATGAFNVLKAAVPALKERGDGLCVNVSSVAGVRALLLGGIPYAASKFAMTSLGLALATELKDTGVRVTNIYPGEVETPILDLRPVNPSKEQRAKMLQPEDVAAAVLLAATLPARANVLELTIKPTVQEFV; encoded by the coding sequence ATCGGCGAGGCGATCGCCCACGCCCTCGCTGCCCGCGGTTGCCGGGTCGTCGTCTGCGGCCGCACCGAGAGTAAGCTGAAGCGGGTCGCGGAGACCGCCCCCGAAGGCGCCGCGGAGATCCTCCCCCACGCCTGCGACGTGGCCGACCGGGCCGCCGTCGCGGCGCTGATCGAGCGCTGCGAGAACGAGCTGGGCGGCCTCGGCGTGGTGGTGAACGCCGCCGGCCTGAACGTCGCCGGCCGGCTGCTGAAGGACGCCACCGGCGAGGAGTGGGACAAGGTGATGGCCGCCAACGCGACCGGGGCGTTCAACGTGTTGAAGGCGGCCGTGCCGGCGCTGAAGGAACGCGGCGACGGGCTGTGCGTGAACGTGTCCTCGGTGGCCGGGGTGCGGGCGTTGCTGCTGGGCGGCATCCCCTACGCGGCCAGCAAGTTCGCCATGACGAGCCTCGGCCTGGCCCTCGCCACGGAGTTGAAGGACACCGGCGTGCGGGTCACGAACATCTACCCGGGGGAGGTGGAAACGCCGATCCTCGACCTGCGGCCGGTCAACCCGTCCAAGGAACAGCGGGCGAAAATGCTCCAGCCGGAAGACGTCGCCGCCGCGGTGCTGCTCGCCGCGACGCTCCCCGCGCGGGCGAACGTGCTGGAATTGACGATCAAGCCCACGGTGCAGGAGTTCGTCTGA
- a CDS encoding DUF4145 domain-containing protein has product MWGHDAYQIVQCQGCESVTFRHSGWFSEDREVVTRLYPHRSEDNVQAKDFYNVPQKIRAVYQEAVDCFNQQMVILCAAGLRAVVDGICAEKGIKKGPVLVQQKDGSFSSAQRSGLDGKIGGLAEKNFISSATAAALHEHRFLGNDAVHKLDAPGVHDLRIAIKLLENVMESLYEMPDMVEHLRTARERKAATAKRNKS; this is encoded by the coding sequence ATGTGGGGCCACGACGCCTACCAGATTGTGCAGTGCCAAGGTTGCGAGTCCGTAACCTTTCGTCATTCGGGCTGGTTTTCAGAAGACAGGGAAGTCGTAACCCGCCTGTACCCGCATCGCAGCGAGGACAACGTTCAGGCGAAAGATTTTTACAACGTTCCGCAGAAGATCCGAGCGGTTTATCAGGAAGCAGTCGACTGCTTCAATCAGCAGATGGTTATACTCTGTGCTGCAGGACTCCGTGCGGTAGTGGACGGCATTTGCGCAGAAAAGGGGATTAAGAAGGGTCCTGTGTTAGTCCAACAGAAGGACGGATCGTTCAGTTCCGCACAGCGGAGTGGCCTCGATGGCAAGATAGGAGGACTTGCAGAGAAGAACTTCATTTCCAGTGCTACGGCAGCCGCACTGCACGAACACCGGTTTTTGGGGAATGACGCCGTCCATAAGCTCGACGCTCCTGGTGTCCACGACTTGAGAATCGCGATCAAGCTCTTAGAGAATGTGATGGAATCGCTCTACGAAATGCCGGACATGGTTGAGCACCTCCGGACGGCAAGAGAAAGAAAGGCTGCAACAGCCAAACGCAATAAGTCCTGA
- a CDS encoding 3-deoxy-7-phosphoheptulonate synthase — protein MLDAPAPARSAGRRSTDNVNVREFTPLINPRQLAEEYPASDAAQATVENGREQIKAALAGEDDRLLCVVGPCSIHDEQAALEYAGKLRAVADATEDRLLIVMRVYFEKPRTTVGWKGLISDPGLNEQFDMAEGLRKARRILLEIAELGLPTATEMLEPITPQYIADLIALASIGARTTESPCHRQMSSGLSMPVGYKNGTDGSLQTALNAMTAARAGHSFLGIDPHGQTCVVHTAGNPWGHLILRGGNNGPNYDAESIKQAIAGLENGGLPPRFLVDCSHANSGKDPLRQPAVWNDVLSQRLGGAGSPPNPSILGMMLESNLFEGAQSLTPDPADLKYGVSVTDGCLGWDATEKLLRETHAKLSSGKV, from the coding sequence ATGCTCGACGCCCCGGCGCCCGCCCGCTCCGCCGGCCGCCGGTCTACCGACAACGTCAACGTGCGGGAGTTCACCCCCCTGATCAACCCGAGGCAACTGGCGGAGGAGTACCCCGCCTCGGACGCGGCGCAGGCCACGGTGGAGAACGGCCGGGAGCAGATCAAAGCCGCCCTCGCCGGCGAGGACGACCGGCTGCTGTGCGTCGTCGGCCCGTGCAGCATTCACGACGAACAGGCCGCGCTGGAATACGCCGGCAAGCTGCGGGCCGTCGCCGACGCCACCGAAGACCGCCTCCTCATCGTGATGCGGGTCTACTTCGAGAAGCCCCGCACGACGGTGGGCTGGAAGGGGCTGATCAGCGACCCCGGCCTGAACGAGCAGTTCGACATGGCCGAGGGTCTGCGGAAGGCCCGGCGGATTCTGCTGGAGATCGCCGAACTGGGCCTGCCCACGGCCACCGAGATGCTGGAGCCGATCACCCCGCAGTACATCGCGGACCTGATCGCCCTGGCCAGCATCGGCGCCCGCACCACCGAAAGCCCCTGCCACCGCCAGATGAGCAGCGGGTTGAGCATGCCGGTCGGCTACAAGAACGGCACCGACGGCTCCCTGCAAACCGCCCTGAACGCGATGACCGCCGCCCGGGCCGGGCACAGTTTTCTCGGCATCGACCCGCACGGGCAGACCTGCGTCGTCCACACCGCCGGTAACCCCTGGGGCCACCTGATCCTCCGCGGCGGCAATAACGGCCCGAACTACGACGCCGAGAGCATCAAGCAGGCGATCGCCGGCCTGGAGAACGGCGGTCTCCCCCCGCGGTTCCTGGTGGACTGCTCGCACGCCAACAGCGGCAAGGATCCGCTGCGCCAGCCGGCCGTCTGGAACGACGTGCTCAGCCAGCGGCTGGGCGGGGCCGGCTCCCCGCCGAACCCGTCGATCCTGGGCATGATGCTCGAATCGAACCTGTTCGAGGGCGCCCAGAGCCTCACCCCGGACCCCGCCGACCTGAAGTACGGCGTGAGCGTCACCGACGGCTGCCTCGGCTGGGACGCCACGGAGAAACTGCTCCGCGAAACCCACGCGAAGCTGTCATCCGGGAAAGTGTAG
- a CDS encoding shikimate kinase: MPADPAPRASSLNDSPPDGPVPHRTGAVLLIGMPGCGKSTVGRPLAERLGVPFVDPDLLIIAGEGATVLGDVSENLDRAGFLELETRYNLDVPAEPSVIAPGGSVIYCDPAMERFRTFATIVWLDVPVPALEARLGCLKERAVVMAPGATLHDVAAERRPFLEKWADLRIDADDRSPESLAAEIQERVAG, translated from the coding sequence ATGCCCGCAGATCCCGCCCCCCGCGCTTCCTCCCTGAACGACTCGCCCCCCGACGGCCCGGTTCCGCACAGAACGGGCGCCGTGCTGCTGATCGGGATGCCCGGCTGCGGCAAGAGCACCGTCGGCCGCCCGCTGGCGGAGCGATTGGGCGTGCCGTTCGTCGATCCCGACCTGCTGATCATCGCCGGCGAGGGGGCGACGGTGTTGGGCGACGTCTCCGAGAACCTGGACCGGGCCGGGTTCCTCGAACTGGAAACCCGCTACAACCTCGACGTGCCGGCCGAGCCGTCGGTGATCGCCCCCGGGGGGAGCGTGATCTACTGCGATCCGGCGATGGAGCGGTTCCGCACGTTCGCCACGATCGTCTGGCTGGACGTGCCGGTGCCGGCGCTGGAGGCCCGGCTGGGCTGCCTGAAGGAGCGGGCGGTGGTGATGGCGCCCGGGGCCACGCTGCACGACGTCGCCGCGGAGCGCCGGCCGTTTCTGGAGAAGTGGGCCGACCTACGCATCGACGCCGACGACCGCAGCCCGGAGTCCCTCGCCGCGGAGATTCAGGAGCGGGTTGCGGGGTGA
- a CDS encoding dihydroxy-acid dehydratase domain-containing protein — MPDSVSSPPASPQAASASLNRNSRELTRGWQKGVTAFYYGLGMSDADFDRPQIGVGTPLLDGNLCNLHAHQLAGWVREGCEEAGLLAFAFGTPAVSDNITQGHAGGRASLPSRNAIANAAEMVCSAHRYDGLVGLHCCDKNGPGFAMALARLNDHGLIVSGGSILPGNHCGRDTTILDVYDCQAKAQQGSMSQEDADAVIRTACPGAGGCGINASFNTWAVACEAMGLSVPYSASNPAVGPEKEAECKAVGAVMANLLRLDLRPRDILTKAALENGMRSLCASGGSTNGVLHLLALAAEAGVDFTLTDIQRICRETPVLAAFAPRGAGTMLDLHKLGGTPVLLKHMLNCGLLDGECVTVTGRTLAENHAEIALPPVGPEEFLRPPEAPLNAAADLQICFGNLAPGGVVFKVSSLKEPRFRGRALVFEEAKAVADAAAAGRVTPGTVVVLRGLGPIAAGMPEVLVASAALSTPELDGKVAFLSDTRVSGVSHGAIGVHCAPEAAAGGPIGLVEDGDEIAFDLTAGTLTWAVSEEEAARRRAALPPRAITHDRRYLAEFAATVSGADRGCVGKALTF; from the coding sequence ATGCCTGACTCCGTTTCGTCTCCGCCCGCTTCTCCCCAAGCCGCTTCGGCCTCGCTGAACCGAAACAGCCGGGAGCTGACCCGCGGCTGGCAGAAGGGCGTGACCGCCTTCTACTACGGATTGGGGATGAGCGACGCGGACTTCGACCGCCCGCAGATCGGCGTCGGCACCCCGCTATTGGACGGGAACCTCTGCAACCTGCACGCCCATCAGCTCGCCGGCTGGGTGCGGGAGGGCTGCGAAGAAGCCGGGCTGCTGGCGTTCGCCTTCGGGACGCCGGCGGTCTCGGACAACATCACGCAGGGCCACGCCGGCGGGCGGGCCAGCCTGCCCAGCCGCAACGCGATCGCCAACGCCGCGGAGATGGTGTGCAGCGCCCACCGTTACGACGGCCTCGTCGGCCTGCACTGCTGCGACAAGAACGGCCCCGGCTTCGCCATGGCCCTCGCTCGGCTCAACGATCACGGGCTGATCGTCTCCGGCGGCTCGATCCTGCCCGGCAACCACTGCGGCCGGGACACCACGATCCTCGACGTCTACGACTGTCAGGCGAAGGCCCAGCAGGGCTCGATGAGCCAGGAAGACGCGGACGCCGTCATTCGCACCGCCTGCCCCGGCGCCGGCGGGTGCGGGATCAACGCGAGCTTCAACACCTGGGCCGTCGCCTGCGAGGCGATGGGGCTCAGCGTGCCCTACTCCGCCTCCAACCCCGCCGTCGGGCCGGAGAAGGAGGCGGAGTGCAAAGCCGTCGGCGCCGTGATGGCGAACCTGCTGCGGCTCGACCTCCGCCCGCGGGACATCCTCACCAAAGCCGCCCTGGAGAACGGGATGCGGAGCCTCTGCGCCAGCGGGGGCAGCACGAACGGGGTGTTGCACCTGCTCGCCCTCGCCGCGGAGGCCGGGGTGGACTTCACCCTCACCGATATCCAGCGGATCTGCCGGGAGACGCCGGTGCTGGCCGCGTTCGCCCCCCGCGGCGCCGGCACGATGCTGGACCTGCACAAGCTCGGCGGGACGCCGGTTCTGCTCAAACACATGCTGAACTGCGGTCTGCTGGACGGCGAGTGCGTCACCGTGACCGGCCGCACGCTGGCGGAGAACCACGCGGAAATCGCCCTCCCGCCCGTCGGCCCGGAGGAGTTCCTCCGCCCGCCGGAGGCCCCGCTGAACGCCGCCGCCGACCTGCAAATCTGCTTCGGCAACCTCGCCCCCGGGGGCGTCGTGTTCAAGGTGAGCAGCCTGAAGGAGCCCCGCTTCCGCGGCCGGGCGCTGGTGTTCGAGGAGGCGAAGGCCGTCGCCGACGCCGCCGCGGCCGGGCGGGTCACGCCGGGGACGGTCGTGGTGCTGCGAGGGCTGGGCCCGATCGCCGCCGGGATGCCGGAGGTGCTGGTCGCCAGCGCCGCCCTCAGCACGCCGGAGTTGGACGGCAAGGTCGCGTTCCTGTCGGACACGCGGGTCAGCGGCGTGAGTCACGGGGCGATCGGCGTGCACTGCGCCCCGGAGGCCGCCGCCGGCGGACCGATCGGGCTGGTGGAGGACGGCGACGAGATCGCCTTCGACCTGACCGCCGGCACGCTGACCTGGGCGGTGAGCGAGGAGGAAGCCGCCCGCCGCCGGGCCGCCCTCCCCCCGCGGGCGATCACGCACGACCGCCGCTACCTGGCGGAGTTCGCCGCCACCGTCAGCGGCGCCGACCGCGGCTGCGTGGGCAAGGCCCTCACGTTCTGA
- a CDS encoding ATP-binding protein → MSLLADATLAPAEFLARLRGGDPPPERTDESLEARPASASAAATALMHAVADEQNAAPRRPATDFDDPRDVLAGVDPAALAAAAQAAAGDGPGAAERLTALYDRVEALLGPPPSAEDAPEFRPPSPNTLEEAGLTEDDVERLVLKYLLNVGSASGRAVCRQIKLPFTIVDPIVSKLRKAQYLTFNGAAEAGDYHYQITEAGRAAAAKFSRECTYFGAAPVPLEQYLAAMSAQSIAGQVATEAGLRAAFSDLLINEAMFERLGPAINSGRGMFLFGEPGNGKTSIAERITRAFGSAIWIPRTITVDGDVLRLFDPGLHEEVNAGLGDGLLDLSGVDARWVKIVRPTVIAGGELTMQELEVVQNPITKICEAPLQLKSNCGTLVIDDFGRQTMPVDVLLNRWIVPLEKRYDFLNLPSGKKVQVPFDQLIVFSTNLEPRDLVDGAFLRRIPYKIEVPDPSREEFTALMKIMCGALKIDFDSEAVEYLIETHYVQAKRPYRCCQPRDLLMQVRNYCAYKQRPVTLTSESFDFAVANYFSVM, encoded by the coding sequence ATGTCTCTGCTCGCCGACGCGACCCTCGCCCCCGCAGAGTTTCTCGCCCGGTTGCGCGGCGGCGATCCGCCGCCGGAGCGGACGGACGAAAGCCTCGAGGCGCGCCCCGCGTCCGCGTCCGCGGCGGCGACGGCCCTGATGCACGCCGTCGCCGACGAACAGAACGCCGCGCCGCGCCGCCCGGCGACCGACTTCGACGATCCCCGCGACGTGCTCGCCGGGGTGGATCCGGCGGCGTTGGCCGCCGCCGCCCAGGCCGCCGCCGGCGACGGCCCCGGCGCCGCCGAACGGCTCACGGCGCTGTACGACCGCGTGGAGGCGTTGCTCGGCCCGCCGCCCTCCGCCGAGGACGCCCCCGAGTTCCGGCCCCCCTCCCCCAATACGCTCGAGGAGGCCGGCCTCACCGAGGACGACGTCGAACGCCTCGTATTGAAATATTTGTTGAACGTCGGGTCGGCGTCGGGGCGGGCGGTCTGCCGTCAGATCAAACTGCCGTTCACGATCGTCGATCCGATCGTCAGCAAGCTGCGCAAGGCCCAATACCTCACCTTCAACGGGGCGGCGGAGGCGGGCGACTATCATTATCAGATCACCGAGGCCGGCCGCGCCGCGGCGGCGAAGTTCTCCCGGGAATGCACCTACTTCGGCGCCGCCCCGGTGCCGCTGGAGCAATATCTCGCGGCGATGAGCGCCCAGAGCATCGCCGGGCAGGTGGCCACCGAGGCGGGGCTGCGGGCCGCCTTCAGCGACCTGCTCATTAACGAGGCGATGTTCGAGCGCCTCGGCCCGGCGATCAACAGCGGCCGCGGGATGTTTTTATTCGGGGAGCCCGGCAACGGGAAAACGAGCATCGCCGAACGCATCACCCGGGCCTTCGGCAGCGCCATCTGGATTCCCCGCACGATCACCGTGGACGGGGACGTCCTCCGCCTGTTCGACCCCGGCCTGCACGAGGAGGTGAACGCCGGGCTCGGCGACGGACTGCTGGACCTGTCCGGGGTGGACGCCCGGTGGGTCAAGATCGTCCGTCCCACGGTGATCGCCGGCGGCGAATTGACGATGCAGGAACTGGAGGTCGTGCAAAATCCGATCACGAAAATCTGCGAGGCCCCGCTGCAATTGAAATCGAACTGCGGCACGCTGGTGATCGACGACTTCGGCCGGCAGACGATGCCGGTCGACGTGCTGCTGAATCGCTGGATCGTTCCCCTGGAAAAGCGCTACGACTTCCTGAACCTGCCCAGCGGCAAAAAGGTGCAGGTGCCCTTCGATCAATTGATCGTCTTCAGCACGAACCTGGAGCCCCGCGACCTGGTGGACGGGGCCTTCCTCAGGCGCATCCCCTATAAGATCGAGGTGCCGGACCCCTCGCGGGAGGAGTTCACGGCGCTGATGAAGATCATGTGCGGCGCCTTGAAAATCGACTTCGATTCCGAGGCGGTCGAATATCTGATCGAAACGCACTACGTGCAGGCGAAGCGCCCGTACCGTTGCTGTCAGCCCCGCGACCTGCTCATGCAGGTGCGGAACTACTGCGCCTATAAACAACGGCCGGTGACGCTGACCTCGGAGTCGTTCGATTTCGCCGTGGCGAACTACTTCAGCGTGATGTGA
- a CDS encoding L-dopachrome tautomerase-related protein — translation MLAPLLLAALTASPADLPAERPVGSPELVATFDGPMPTGVSVHPSGRIFVNFPRWGDDPPATLAELKDGTAVPYPSAAMQQFDGMGDSDRLISVQSVVVGPAGRIWALDTGRVEFQPAQPGGPKLIAFDPDSGEAVKKIVFPADVALPTTYLNDMRFDLTRGEAGAAYITDSAPHGGIIVVDLASGDSWRRLHETKPVRPEPNFLPIVEGRPLLQRPEDGQPQPLDTGSDGIALTINRPEGGLSALAPEPMLYFRALAGRRLYSLPTRILDDRNATDEETLRSVTDHGDLGFASDGLESDTEDTLYLTNYEDNAIVARRADGTLETILHDPRLLWPDTLSLGADKFLYVTANQLHRQAKFHGGEDLRETPYALFRVKVNATPVRLKWTPLE, via the coding sequence ATGCTCGCCCCGCTACTCCTCGCGGCCCTGACCGCCTCGCCGGCCGATCTGCCCGCCGAACGCCCCGTCGGCTCGCCCGAGCTCGTCGCGACCTTCGACGGGCCGATGCCGACCGGGGTCAGCGTCCACCCGTCCGGTCGCATCTTCGTAAACTTCCCCCGCTGGGGCGACGATCCGCCGGCGACGCTGGCGGAATTGAAGGATGGAACGGCGGTCCCGTACCCGTCCGCGGCGATGCAGCAGTTCGATGGGATGGGCGACTCGGACAGGCTCATCAGCGTCCAGAGCGTCGTCGTCGGCCCGGCCGGTCGCATCTGGGCACTGGACACCGGCCGCGTCGAATTTCAACCGGCTCAGCCGGGCGGGCCGAAGCTGATCGCCTTCGATCCGGACAGCGGCGAGGCGGTGAAAAAGATCGTCTTCCCCGCCGACGTCGCCCTGCCGACGACCTATCTGAACGACATGCGGTTCGACCTGACCCGCGGCGAGGCCGGGGCGGCGTATATCACCGACAGCGCCCCCCACGGCGGGATCATCGTCGTCGATCTGGCCAGCGGCGACAGCTGGCGGCGGCTGCACGAGACGAAGCCGGTGCGGCCGGAACCGAACTTCCTGCCGATCGTCGAGGGCCGTCCCCTGCTCCAACGTCCCGAGGACGGCCAGCCGCAGCCGCTGGACACCGGCAGCGACGGCATCGCCCTAACGATCAACCGCCCGGAGGGCGGGCTCTCCGCGCTGGCGCCGGAGCCCATGCTGTATTTCCGCGCGCTCGCCGGTCGGCGGCTCTATAGCCTGCCGACGAGGATCCTCGACGACCGCAACGCCACGGATGAAGAGACGCTCAGATCCGTGACCGACCACGGCGACCTCGGCTTCGCCAGCGACGGCCTCGAATCCGACACGGAGGACACGCTCTACCTGACGAACTACGAGGACAACGCGATCGTCGCCCGCCGGGCGGACGGCACGCTGGAGACGATTCTCCACGACCCCCGCCTGCTCTGGCCGGACACGCTGTCGCTGGGGGCGGACAAATTTTTGTACGTCACGGCCAATCAACTGCACCGGCAAGCGAAGTTTCACGGGGGGGAGGACCTGCGCGAGACGCCCTACGCCCTGTTCCGCGTGAAGGTGAATGCGACGCCGGTTCGACTGAAGTGGACTCCGCTGGAGTGA
- a CDS encoding ABC1 kinase family protein: protein MAPRPVRLLRNLNRGREIVAVLVRHGFGDAVRRLRLRRYLDFGRRAFFWRKDPDPGPEHSTPERLRMALEDLGPTFIKFGQVASTRPDVLPAGVIAELSKLRETVPPFPPAESVAAVEAALGLSVGEAFREFDPIPVAAGSLGQVHRAVGRDGAELAVKVRRPGVKAEVERDLSLMFDLAVLVERRLPELKVFDPAGLVRHLSRTIRREVDFTREANSAAEIARLFGPDSNDLCIPAVRDELTTEAVLTTEWLAGLPADDPAALRRRGLDPAEIAAKGARVFLKQVFSFGLFHGDPHPGNVRVIPPTPQHPAGRIGLLDFGMVGVLEESVRDRLVDLLAAVARGDVPGVSRHLQALGTPMMEVDETALRTDLREFLATHYNVPLARLRVAAVLGDFLSLLSRHRIRLPGDLMLLVRAAVSVEGTGRRLDPDFNLAAHLVPFARQLLKERLDPKRLAKRFAGEAGELASLAAAVPHQLGRTLEKLSRDELRVQLDVSGLDTLTREIDRAGNRLAISLAMSSLILASALLIRSVPESFWFAVPIFLLSSLLGLWLVYGVFRSGSL, encoded by the coding sequence ATGGCCCCCCGCCCCGTCCGTCTGCTGCGCAACCTCAACCGCGGGCGGGAGATCGTCGCGGTGCTGGTGCGGCACGGGTTCGGCGACGCGGTCCGTCGGCTGCGGTTACGGCGGTATCTGGACTTCGGCCGGCGGGCGTTCTTCTGGCGGAAGGACCCGGACCCCGGGCCGGAACACAGCACGCCGGAACGGCTCCGCATGGCGCTGGAGGACCTGGGGCCGACCTTCATCAAGTTTGGGCAGGTCGCCAGCACCCGGCCGGACGTGCTGCCGGCCGGCGTGATCGCGGAGCTGTCGAAGCTCCGCGAGACCGTGCCCCCCTTTCCCCCGGCGGAGTCCGTCGCCGCGGTGGAGGCGGCGTTGGGCCTGTCGGTCGGCGAGGCGTTCCGGGAGTTCGATCCGATCCCCGTCGCCGCCGGTTCGCTGGGGCAGGTGCACCGGGCGGTCGGCCGGGACGGGGCGGAACTGGCCGTGAAGGTGCGTCGGCCGGGGGTGAAGGCGGAGGTCGAACGGGACCTGAGCCTGATGTTCGATCTGGCGGTGCTGGTCGAGCGCCGCTTGCCGGAACTGAAGGTGTTCGACCCGGCCGGGCTGGTGCGGCACCTGTCGCGGACGATCCGCCGGGAGGTCGATTTCACCCGGGAGGCGAACTCCGCCGCGGAGATCGCCCGGCTGTTCGGGCCGGACTCCAACGATCTGTGCATCCCCGCGGTGCGGGACGAACTCACCACAGAAGCCGTCCTCACCACCGAATGGCTCGCCGGGCTGCCGGCGGACGACCCGGCGGCGTTGCGGCGGCGGGGGCTGGACCCGGCGGAGATCGCGGCGAAGGGCGCCCGGGTGTTCCTCAAACAGGTGTTCTCCTTCGGCCTGTTCCACGGCGACCCGCACCCGGGCAACGTCCGCGTGATCCCGCCGACGCCGCAGCACCCCGCCGGCCGGATCGGGCTGCTGGACTTCGGGATGGTGGGGGTCTTGGAAGAATCAGTGCGGGACCGGCTGGTGGACCTGCTCGCCGCGGTCGCCCGGGGGGACGTGCCGGGGGTCAGCCGACATTTGCAGGCGCTGGGCACGCCGATGATGGAGGTCGACGAAACCGCCCTCCGCACCGACCTGCGGGAGTTCCTCGCCACCCACTACAACGTGCCGCTGGCCCGGCTGCGGGTCGCGGCGGTGTTGGGCGACTTCCTGTCGCTGCTCAGCCGGCACCGCATCCGCCTGCCGGGGGACCTCATGTTGCTGGTGCGGGCGGCGGTCAGCGTGGAGGGCACCGGGCGGCGGCTGGACCCGGACTTCAACCTCGCCGCCCACCTCGTCCCGTTCGCCCGGCAACTCCTCAAGGAACGGCTGGACCCGAAGCGGCTGGCGAAGCGGTTCGCCGGGGAGGCGGGCGAACTGGCCAGCCTCGCCGCCGCGGTGCCGCACCAACTCGGCCGGACCCTCGAAAAACTCAGCCGGGACGAACTGCGGGTGCAACTCGACGTGAGCGGGCTGGACACCCTCACGCGGGAGATCGACCGGGCCGGCAACCGCCTGGCGATCAGTCTGGCGATGAGTTCGCTGATCCTCGCCAGTGCCCTGCTGATCCGCAGCGTGCCGGAGAGCTTCTGGTTCGCCGTGCCGATCTTCCTGCTGAGCAGCCTGCTGGGGCTGTGGCTGGTGTACGGGGTGTTCCGCAGCGGCAGTTTGTAA